A region from the Flavobacterium enshiense genome encodes:
- the hisIE gene encoding bifunctional phosphoribosyl-AMP cyclohydrolase/phosphoribosyl-ATP diphosphatase HisIE — MKIDFNKNANGLVPAIIQDNETKNVLMLGYMNKEALETTFLTGKVTFFSRTKNRLWTKGEESGNFLKLISVTEDCDNDTLLVKVKPVGPTCHTGSDTCWQEFNNQEFGFLTKLEKTIKDRKEKTESQTSYVASLFEKGINKIAQKVGEEAVEVVIESKDTNDDLFLNESADLLFHYLILLQAKGFQLNDVVKVLQSREK, encoded by the coding sequence ATGAAAATAGATTTTAATAAAAATGCTAACGGTTTAGTTCCGGCCATTATTCAGGATAACGAAACTAAAAACGTATTGATGTTAGGTTATATGAATAAGGAAGCCCTGGAAACAACTTTTTTGACTGGGAAAGTAACATTTTTCAGCAGGACGAAGAACCGGTTATGGACAAAAGGCGAGGAGAGTGGCAACTTTTTAAAGTTAATTTCTGTTACGGAAGATTGTGATAATGATACACTTTTGGTTAAAGTAAAGCCTGTCGGACCTACTTGTCATACAGGTTCAGATACGTGCTGGCAAGAATTTAACAATCAGGAATTTGGTTTTTTAACAAAATTAGAAAAAACTATCAAAGATCGTAAAGAAAAAACCGAATCCCAAACAAGTTATGTGGCTTCTTTATTCGAAAAAGGAATAAACAAAATTGCGCAAAAAGTAGGTGAAGAAGCTGTTGAAGTTGTTATTGAATCGAAAGATACCAACGACGATTTATTCTTAAATGAAAGCGCTGATTTGTTATTTCATTATCTGATTTTATTGCAGGCAAAAGGGTTTCAGTTGAACGATGTGGTAAAAGTACTGCAATCGAGAGAAAAATAA
- the hisF gene encoding imidazole glycerol phosphate synthase subunit HisF, translated as MLTKRIIPCLDIKNGRTVKGVNFVDLKDAGDPVELAKKYAEAGADELVFLDITATEEGRGTLIDLVRKVAFSTNIPFTVGGGISSVEDVDTLLKNGADKVSINSAAVKNPDLINELAAKFGSQCVVVAIDAKKIYNRWLVHLVGGKVATELDLFDWAVEVEQRGAGEILFTSMDNDGTKNGFANEALAKLSQIVNIPIIASGGAGTMNHFADAFTDGKADAALAASVFHFQEIGIPELKSFLSDQNIDIRL; from the coding sequence ATGCTTACGAAAAGAATAATACCTTGTTTAGACATTAAAAACGGAAGAACGGTAAAAGGCGTGAACTTTGTTGATTTAAAAGACGCCGGTGATCCGGTGGAATTGGCTAAGAAATATGCCGAAGCCGGTGCTGACGAACTGGTTTTTCTAGACATAACTGCTACTGAAGAAGGGCGTGGTACATTAATCGATTTGGTCCGAAAAGTAGCTTTCTCTACAAATATTCCTTTTACAGTCGGAGGTGGCATTTCATCTGTTGAAGATGTTGATACATTATTGAAAAACGGAGCGGATAAGGTCTCCATAAATTCTGCAGCAGTAAAAAATCCAGATTTGATTAATGAATTGGCTGCAAAATTCGGAAGTCAATGTGTAGTTGTCGCGATTGATGCAAAAAAAATATATAACCGATGGCTGGTTCATTTGGTTGGAGGGAAAGTGGCTACCGAATTAGACTTGTTTGACTGGGCAGTAGAAGTAGAGCAACGAGGCGCCGGAGAAATTTTGTTTACGTCGATGGATAATGACGGAACCAAAAACGGTTTTGCCAATGAAGCACTGGCAAAATTATCCCAGATTGTAAACATTCCGATAATTGCTTCAGGAGGAGCAGGAACAATGAATCATTTTGCTGATGCTTTTACAGACGGAAAAGCTGATGCTGCCTTAGCTGCCAGTGTTTTTCACTTTCAGGAGATTGGTATTCCTGAATTGAAAAGTTTTTTGAGCGACCAAAATATAGATATCAGATTATAG
- the hisA gene encoding 1-(5-phosphoribosyl)-5-[(5-phosphoribosylamino)methylideneamino]imidazole-4-carboxamide isomerase, protein MRIIPAIDIIDGKCVRLSKGDYDTKKIYNENPLEVAKSFEAHGIKYLHLVDLDGAKSSRVVNYKVLEQIAMKTGLKIDFGGGIKSDEDLKIAFESGANQITGGSIAVKQPEIFKNWIEKYGAEKIILGADANNEKIAVSGWLEESKEDLIPFIQDYRQEGIRYVICTDIAKDGMLEGPSFNLYQKILEQVNGVKLIASGGISTFDELPRLADIGCEGTIIGKAIYEGRIKLKQLENYILNY, encoded by the coding sequence ATGAGAATTATACCGGCTATTGATATAATCGACGGAAAATGTGTCCGTCTATCAAAAGGTGATTATGACACCAAAAAAATCTATAACGAAAATCCTCTCGAGGTCGCTAAATCATTCGAAGCGCACGGAATAAAATATTTGCACCTGGTTGATTTGGATGGAGCTAAATCGAGTAGGGTTGTCAATTATAAAGTGTTGGAACAAATTGCTATGAAAACGGGTTTAAAAATAGATTTCGGAGGCGGAATAAAATCGGATGAGGATTTGAAAATTGCTTTTGAATCCGGTGCCAATCAAATTACAGGAGGAAGCATTGCCGTAAAACAACCCGAAATTTTCAAAAATTGGATAGAAAAATACGGAGCTGAGAAAATTATTTTGGGTGCCGATGCCAATAATGAAAAAATAGCTGTTTCAGGTTGGTTGGAAGAATCAAAGGAAGATTTGATTCCGTTCATTCAGGACTATCGACAGGAGGGAATCCGGTATGTCATTTGCACTGATATAGCTAAAGATGGTATGCTGGAAGGGCCTTCCTTCAACTTGTACCAGAAGATTTTAGAGCAGGTAAACGGAGTTAAACTAATCGCTTCCGGTGGAATTTCAACTTTTGACGAACTGCCCCGATTAGCAGACATCGGTTGTGAAGGAACGATCATTGGCAAAGCAATTTATGAAGGACGAATCAAACTGAAGCAACTTGAAAATTACATTTTAAATTACTAA
- the hisH gene encoding imidazole glycerol phosphate synthase subunit HisH, which translates to MKISIIDYGAGNVQSVLFALERLGFQGTLTNDWNEIKSADNVIFPGVGEASSAMNQLKNNGLDVLIPTLKQPVLGICLGMQLMCNSSQEGNTKGLGIFDVDVIRFSNSVKVPQMGWNTIYDLHSELFLGIKENEFMYLVHSFYAPKCKNAIATSNYESEYATALQKDNFYGVQFHPEKSGEAGEQILKNFLLLNSKI; encoded by the coding sequence ATGAAAATATCCATTATTGATTATGGTGCCGGAAACGTGCAAAGTGTATTGTTTGCTCTTGAACGGTTAGGTTTCCAGGGAACTCTTACCAACGATTGGAACGAAATAAAATCAGCAGATAACGTGATTTTTCCCGGCGTGGGAGAGGCGAGTTCAGCAATGAATCAATTAAAAAACAACGGATTGGATGTTTTGATTCCAACCTTAAAACAACCTGTTTTGGGAATTTGTTTGGGGATGCAGTTAATGTGCAACAGTTCGCAGGAAGGCAATACTAAAGGACTCGGAATTTTTGATGTTGATGTTATACGATTTTCAAATTCGGTAAAAGTACCCCAAATGGGATGGAATACCATTTATGATTTGCATTCAGAGTTGTTTCTAGGGATTAAAGAAAATGAATTTATGTATCTGGTACATAGTTTTTATGCTCCGAAATGTAAAAATGCCATTGCTACATCGAATTACGAATCTGAATATGCCACTGCCTTGCAGAAAGATAATTTCTACGGCGTTCAATTTCATCCCGAAAAAAGCGGAGAAGCAGGAGAACAGATTTTAAAAAACTTCCTTCTTCTAAACTCTAAGATCTAG
- the hisB gene encoding bifunctional histidinol-phosphatase/imidazoleglycerol-phosphate dehydratase HisB: MAKKVLFIDRDGTIVLEPNDYQIDSLSKLEFYPEVFQYLSKIAKELDFEIVMVTNQDGLGTESYPEESFWPVQDFILKSFENEGIVFDEVFIDRSFLEDNLPTRKPKTGMLTKYLDNPEYDLEKSFVIGDRITDVELAKNLGSKAIFINNEENLGGNEIESSAEELTSFIALTTTSWKTIYEYLKLKERSATITRKTNETDIIITINLDGTGKSNINTGLPFFDHMLDQIARHGQIDIDIVVDGDLKIDEHHTIEDTAIVLGEVFAKALGDKLGIERYGFCLPMDDCLAQVSIDFGGRNWLVWQADFKREKIGQMPTEMFYHFFKSFTDGAKANLNIIAEGTNEHHKIEAIFKAFAKAIKAAVKRDVEKMILPSTKGTL, encoded by the coding sequence ATGGCCAAAAAAGTTTTATTTATAGACAGAGATGGAACTATAGTTTTAGAACCAAATGATTATCAGATTGACAGTTTATCTAAGCTTGAATTTTATCCCGAAGTATTTCAATATCTTTCAAAAATAGCCAAGGAACTGGATTTTGAAATTGTTATGGTGACAAATCAGGACGGACTGGGGACTGAAAGTTATCCTGAAGAAAGTTTTTGGCCTGTACAGGATTTTATTTTAAAATCTTTTGAAAATGAAGGTATTGTGTTTGATGAAGTATTCATAGATCGCAGTTTTCTGGAAGACAATTTACCGACCAGAAAACCTAAAACCGGTATGTTGACTAAATATCTGGATAATCCTGAATATGATTTGGAAAAATCGTTTGTTATCGGTGACAGGATTACAGATGTTGAATTGGCCAAAAACCTGGGTTCCAAGGCAATTTTTATTAATAATGAGGAAAATTTAGGAGGAAATGAAATCGAATCTTCAGCAGAAGAATTGACTTCGTTTATTGCCCTCACAACCACTTCATGGAAAACGATTTATGAATACCTGAAATTAAAAGAACGCTCGGCAACCATCACCCGAAAAACCAATGAAACTGACATCATTATTACGATAAATTTAGACGGAACCGGGAAAAGTAACATAAATACAGGATTGCCTTTTTTCGATCATATGCTGGATCAAATTGCGCGTCACGGACAAATCGATATAGATATTGTGGTAGATGGTGACCTGAAAATAGATGAACACCATACCATTGAAGATACGGCTATCGTATTGGGTGAAGTGTTTGCAAAAGCTCTTGGAGATAAATTAGGTATCGAACGTTATGGTTTTTGTTTACCTATGGACGATTGTCTGGCTCAGGTAAGTATTGATTTCGGAGGAAGAAACTGGCTGGTTTGGCAGGCCGATTTTAAACGCGAAAAGATTGGGCAAATGCCGACGGAAATGTTCTATCACTTCTTTAAATCGTTCACAGACGGAGCAAAAGCCAATCTGAATATCATAGCTGAAGGAACCAATGAGCACCATAAAATCGAAGCTATTTTCAAAGCTTTTGCCAAAGCCATAAAAGCAGCTGTAAAAAGAGATGTTGAAAAAATGATTTTACCATCAACAAAAGGAACATTATGA
- the hisC gene encoding histidinol-phosphate transaminase, translating into MELEKLVRTNIKAMKPYSSARDEFKDFNQQMIFLDANENPFENGVNRYPDPQQRAVKEALAKQKKVNTNQIVLGNGSDEVLDLLFRAFCEPNRDNVITLPPTYGMYGVLADLNAVENREVLLSTDFQPQINLILKSVDANTKMIFMCSPNNPTGNSFSNESVVTLLKNFNGLVVLDEAYIDFSERESWLKKLNNYPNLIITQTLSKAYGLAGIRIGILYASAEITSVLNKIKPPYNLNSLSQEKALKNIREIDNLEIELLLIKGEKNILLKQLLQVYFIQNVYPSDANFILIKVDDAEKRYSQLLEKGIVIRNRSNQPLCENCLRISVGTAEENQYLINTLKTL; encoded by the coding sequence ATGGAGTTGGAGAAACTAGTACGAACCAATATTAAGGCAATGAAGCCTTATTCTTCGGCAAGGGATGAATTCAAGGATTTCAACCAGCAGATGATTTTTCTGGATGCCAATGAAAATCCGTTCGAAAATGGAGTAAATCGTTATCCGGATCCACAACAGCGTGCTGTTAAGGAGGCTCTGGCCAAACAAAAGAAGGTAAATACAAATCAGATTGTCTTAGGAAACGGAAGCGATGAAGTATTGGATTTGTTGTTTCGAGCTTTCTGCGAACCTAATCGTGATAATGTAATTACACTTCCGCCGACTTACGGAATGTATGGTGTTTTGGCAGACTTAAATGCGGTGGAAAATAGGGAAGTGCTTTTATCGACCGACTTTCAGCCGCAAATCAATCTCATTTTAAAAAGTGTAGACGCAAATACGAAAATGATTTTTATGTGTTCTCCAAACAACCCGACCGGGAATTCCTTTTCCAATGAAAGTGTCGTAACTTTATTAAAGAATTTCAATGGGTTAGTGGTTTTGGATGAAGCGTATATCGATTTTTCAGAAAGGGAAAGTTGGTTGAAAAAGTTGAACAATTATCCGAATTTAATCATCACGCAAACGCTTTCCAAAGCTTATGGTTTAGCCGGAATACGAATTGGTATTTTATATGCTTCTGCAGAAATAACATCGGTTTTGAATAAAATAAAACCTCCGTACAATCTGAACAGTTTGTCTCAGGAAAAAGCATTAAAAAACATTAGAGAAATCGATAATTTAGAAATAGAATTGCTTTTAATAAAAGGAGAAAAGAATATTTTACTTAAACAATTACTTCAAGTATATTTTATTCAAAATGTATATCCTTCGGATGCTAATTTTATTTTGATTAAAGTCGACGATGCTGAAAAAAGATACAGTCAGTTACTCGAAAAAGGAATTGTAATCCGTAACCGAAGTAATCAGCCTCTTTGTGAAAATTGCCTGCGTATTTCAGTAGGCACCGCTGAAGAAAATCAATATCTCATCAACACGCTAAAAACATTGTAA
- the hisD gene encoding histidinol dehydrogenase, with product MNIILNPNVSEWTAISQRPAQSFESIEETVMGIFKEVRKKGDEAISKYTSFFDGISIDELSVSKTEIQEAIVKVPQDLKTAIQTAKSNIEAFHRAQLSKPVKIDTTEGVTCWMEKRPIQKIGLYVPGGSAPLFSTVLMLAVPSQIAGCKEIILCTPPDKDGKINPAILFTAYLCGITQIRKVGGIQAIAGMTFGTKSIPKVYKIFGPGNQFVTVAKQVATKFGVAIDMPAGPSELLVVADDTANAKFVASDLLSQAEHGTDSQVVLVTTSKKMLSEVGVEVEKQLENLPRKEIAEKAIKNSKLICFENDKEALDFINEYAPEHFIIAAANEQFYIDGIENAGSVFIGNYTPESAGDYASGTNHTLPTNGYAKNYSGVNLDSFLKSMTFQKITEKGIQNIGKTIEIMAEAEGLQAHKNAVTLRLNNLKKIKNGVGETSTNQY from the coding sequence ATGAATATAATACTAAACCCAAACGTGTCCGAATGGACAGCGATTTCACAACGACCAGCGCAAAGTTTTGAATCCATAGAAGAAACTGTAATGGGAATTTTTAAAGAGGTAAGAAAAAAAGGAGATGAAGCAATAAGTAAATACACTTCTTTTTTCGATGGAATTTCAATTGACGAATTAAGTGTTTCTAAAACTGAAATTCAGGAAGCCATTGTAAAAGTCCCGCAAGATTTAAAAACAGCAATACAAACTGCAAAATCAAATATCGAAGCTTTTCACAGGGCTCAATTGTCCAAACCGGTTAAAATCGATACTACAGAAGGCGTTACTTGTTGGATGGAAAAAAGACCGATTCAAAAAATCGGACTCTATGTCCCGGGAGGTTCGGCGCCTTTGTTTTCAACGGTATTAATGCTTGCAGTTCCTTCACAAATTGCAGGATGTAAAGAAATTATTCTTTGTACACCACCTGATAAAGACGGAAAAATCAATCCGGCCATTTTGTTTACAGCTTATTTATGCGGGATCACTCAAATTAGAAAAGTAGGAGGGATACAGGCAATTGCTGGAATGACATTTGGCACAAAATCAATTCCGAAAGTTTATAAAATATTTGGTCCGGGAAATCAATTTGTAACAGTGGCAAAGCAAGTCGCAACAAAATTTGGTGTGGCTATAGATATGCCTGCAGGGCCTTCAGAGTTGTTGGTGGTTGCCGATGATACAGCCAATGCCAAATTTGTAGCATCCGATTTGTTAAGTCAGGCGGAACACGGAACTGACAGTCAGGTTGTATTGGTTACGACTTCCAAAAAAATGCTTTCTGAAGTGGGTGTGGAAGTCGAAAAACAACTGGAAAACCTTCCGAGAAAGGAAATTGCCGAAAAAGCAATAAAAAATTCGAAGTTAATCTGCTTTGAAAACGATAAAGAGGCTTTGGATTTTATTAATGAGTATGCGCCGGAACATTTCATTATAGCTGCGGCAAATGAACAATTTTATATTGACGGAATCGAAAATGCGGGCTCAGTGTTCATCGGAAATTATACTCCTGAAAGTGCCGGTGATTATGCATCGGGAACGAATCACACGCTGCCTACAAATGGTTATGCGAAAAACTACAGCGGAGTGAATCTGGATAGTTTCTTAAAATCGATGACGTTTCAGAAGATTACAGAAAAAGGAATTCAAAATATAGGAAAAACAATTGAAATCATGGCTGAAGCTGAAGGTTTACAGGCTCACAAAAATGCCGTAACGCTGCGTCTTAATAACTTAAAAAAAATAAAAAATGGAGTTGGAGAAACTAGTACGAACCAATATTAA
- the hisG gene encoding ATP phosphoribosyltransferase, whose amino-acid sequence MSTLKIAIQKSGRLNEDSLKILNDCGISVENGNDQLKAAASNFPLEILFLRNSDIPQYLMDGVADIAIVGDNLLVEKGAAIEIAERLGFSKCRVSVAVPESFKFNEISDLNGLRIATSYPNTVLNYFNSKNISVELHEISGSVEIAPNIGLSDAIVDIVSTGNTLFKNNLKEVAVILKSEAVIAVSPKLSAEKKEILDKFIFRIQSVLKSRKSKYILMNVPNDKIETISSILPVLKSATVLPLAEKDWSSLHSVINEEQFWDVIDQLKEAGAEGILVCPIEKMVL is encoded by the coding sequence ATGAGTACATTAAAAATTGCAATTCAAAAATCAGGACGTCTTAATGAAGACAGCCTAAAAATCCTCAACGATTGCGGTATATCCGTAGAAAACGGAAACGATCAGCTTAAAGCAGCTGCATCAAACTTTCCTCTTGAAATTTTATTCCTTCGCAATTCAGATATTCCGCAATACCTTATGGATGGTGTCGCGGATATCGCCATCGTTGGAGATAATTTATTGGTGGAAAAAGGTGCTGCTATTGAAATCGCAGAACGTCTTGGTTTTTCAAAATGCCGCGTATCTGTAGCGGTTCCGGAATCATTCAAATTCAATGAAATTTCCGATTTGAATGGTTTGCGTATCGCGACTTCTTATCCCAACACGGTTTTAAATTACTTCAATTCCAAAAACATCTCGGTAGAATTACACGAAATATCGGGATCGGTGGAAATAGCTCCAAATATCGGATTGTCGGATGCTATCGTCGACATAGTTTCCACAGGGAATACTCTTTTCAAAAACAACCTTAAAGAAGTGGCTGTTATCCTTAAAAGTGAAGCCGTAATAGCTGTTTCACCCAAGCTTTCAGCTGAAAAAAAAGAGATTTTGGACAAATTTATTTTCAGAATTCAATCGGTTTTAAAATCCCGAAAATCAAAATACATTTTAATGAATGTTCCTAATGATAAGATTGAGACGATTAGCTCGATCCTGCCAGTTTTAAAAAGCGCAACTGTCTTGCCCTTAGCAGAAAAAGACTGGAGCAGCCTGCATTCTGTCATCAATGAAGAACAGTTTTGGGACGTCATCGACCAGCTGAAAGAAGCTGGTGCCGAAGGAATTTTGGTTTGTCCGATAGAAAAAATGGTACTTTAA
- a CDS encoding efflux RND transporter periplasmic adaptor subunit: MKKHILTLLAVFVLISCKKEENTPQENGNNGLISITKEQFQSGGMEISNPTEQDFNVTVKASGEIDVPPQNRAKVTTFLGGYVKSTTLLVGDRVSKGQALVTLENTDFIDLQKDYLEVAEQINYLKSEYERQKTLYNEKISSQKNYLKAESDYRKTKAMYNGLREKLLLLNINPTNVERGKLTSTITIYAPISGDVVVMNVNKGMFIAPSDVILEIVQTDHLHLELAVFEKDILKIKEGQSIKFTVPEATKDIYDAQVHLVGKSIEGKDRTINVHGHLSDDVKQKLLTGMFVEAQIIVNSKKGLAIPSEALVTEDNKNFVLLLENNDQNTYSFKKVGVETGEKSEKFVEIIPNSKINSDSKLLTKGVFDVAN; encoded by the coding sequence ATGAAAAAACACATATTGACACTACTCGCGGTTTTCGTATTGATTTCCTGTAAAAAAGAGGAAAATACTCCGCAGGAAAATGGGAATAACGGCTTAATTTCGATAACGAAAGAACAGTTTCAATCGGGAGGAATGGAAATTTCCAACCCCACGGAACAGGATTTTAACGTTACTGTTAAAGCATCCGGAGAAATTGATGTTCCACCTCAGAACAGAGCGAAAGTAACCACTTTTTTGGGCGGATACGTAAAATCAACTACGTTATTGGTTGGCGATAGGGTGTCCAAAGGACAAGCATTGGTAACACTGGAAAATACCGATTTTATTGACCTGCAGAAAGATTATCTCGAAGTAGCTGAGCAGATCAATTATCTGAAATCGGAATATGAAAGACAAAAAACGTTGTACAACGAAAAAATCTCTTCCCAGAAAAACTATCTGAAGGCGGAAAGTGACTATCGCAAAACCAAAGCCATGTACAACGGATTAAGAGAAAAACTGTTATTGCTGAATATTAATCCGACAAATGTGGAACGTGGAAAATTAACGTCGACAATCACGATTTACGCTCCGATTTCGGGAGATGTTGTGGTTATGAATGTAAATAAGGGAATGTTTATAGCACCATCGGATGTAATTTTAGAAATCGTTCAAACCGACCATTTGCATTTGGAATTGGCTGTTTTTGAAAAAGATATACTGAAGATAAAAGAAGGTCAATCCATTAAATTTACGGTACCGGAAGCCACAAAAGACATCTATGACGCTCAGGTTCATTTGGTTGGAAAGTCTATCGAAGGGAAAGACCGGACCATTAATGTTCATGGACATTTATCTGATGACGTAAAACAAAAACTGCTCACCGGAATGTTCGTCGAAGCTCAGATTATTGTAAATTCAAAAAAAGGATTAGCCATACCGTCTGAGGCTTTGGTTACGGAAGACAATAAGAATTTCGTCCTTTTATTGGAGAATAATGACCAAAACACCTATTCATTTAAAAAGGTTGGAGTGGAAACCGGTGAAAAATCTGAAAAATTTGTTGAAATTATTCCGAACAGTAAAATCAATTCCGATTCAAAACTGCTTACGAAAGGAGTTTTCGATGTAGCTAATTAA
- a CDS encoding sensor histidine kinase: MLPFSFKNRIAFNYIISTALLISFVFIVLYQTVKLQVYNHINEDINNEVVKHLEEIVIDDNDNFKINVDDWREREHNTVDVNPVFVAFLDMNNKLIDKSPNLKGLELHFLGEQKNYVFVDTFLNNIPIRQIQAEIRHGNKVVGHLVLAMSLDDAAMVLISLRNILLISFPLILVALFFIARIIAGRSIKPVSTIIETSSVITKDNLSSRIELPKNKDELYQLSKTINELLDRIESTVEREKQFTSDASHELRTPLAVIKGTLEVLIRKPREKDEYETKIRYCISEVNRLNNLVDELLLLARFENQKQFIKEEDVLLNSVFLDVITRLSPKFKSENITVTADFPQEFYVKTDSYLFSIIVGNIISNALKYTPKNGNVRVSISKSGQKTLCKIKDEGIGIKKEDQNKIFEQFYRSEAANHPEVKGTGLGLSIVKKLCLLLSIQIEISSVINEGTEVVLIFP, translated from the coding sequence ATGCTGCCTTTTTCGTTTAAAAACCGTATTGCATTCAACTATATTATCAGTACGGCACTATTAATTTCGTTTGTATTCATTGTTTTATATCAAACAGTGAAATTACAGGTGTACAATCATATAAACGAAGATATCAATAATGAAGTTGTAAAACATCTCGAAGAAATTGTAATTGATGATAATGATAACTTCAAAATAAATGTAGATGATTGGAGAGAAAGAGAGCACAATACTGTAGATGTGAATCCGGTTTTTGTGGCTTTTTTGGATATGAACAATAAACTGATTGATAAATCTCCCAATCTGAAAGGTTTGGAACTTCATTTTTTGGGTGAGCAAAAGAATTATGTTTTTGTTGATACTTTTTTAAATAATATTCCCATCCGTCAAATCCAAGCCGAAATCAGGCATGGAAACAAGGTTGTGGGACATTTGGTTCTTGCCATGTCACTCGATGATGCCGCAATGGTTCTGATAAGTCTGCGAAACATCTTATTGATTTCTTTTCCGTTGATTTTGGTCGCCTTGTTTTTTATAGCCAGAATTATTGCCGGAAGAAGCATTAAGCCCGTGAGTACCATAATCGAAACTTCCTCTGTAATTACAAAAGATAATTTAAGTTCGCGAATTGAACTGCCAAAAAATAAGGATGAACTTTATCAATTGTCAAAAACCATTAATGAACTTTTAGACCGAATTGAAAGCACTGTTGAGCGCGAAAAACAATTCACATCCGATGCGTCTCATGAATTACGTACACCTTTAGCAGTAATTAAAGGAACATTAGAAGTCCTGATTCGCAAGCCAAGGGAAAAAGACGAATACGAAACTAAAATAAGATACTGTATTTCGGAAGTGAACCGCCTGAACAATTTGGTAGATGAGCTTCTCTTATTGGCACGCTTCGAAAATCAGAAACAGTTTATCAAAGAGGAGGATGTTCTTTTAAATTCGGTTTTTCTTGATGTCATTACCCGATTATCTCCAAAATTCAAAAGTGAAAACATTACCGTTACTGCTGATTTTCCACAGGAATTCTACGTTAAGACAGACAGCTATTTGTTTTCTATAATTGTCGGTAACATAATTTCAAATGCCTTAAAATACACACCTAAAAATGGAAACGTAAGGGTAAGTATTTCAAAAAGCGGCCAAAAAACTCTTTGTAAAATAAAAGATGAAGGCATCGGTATAAAAAAAGAAGATCAGAATAAGATTTTCGAACAATTTTACCGCTCAGAAGCCGCTAATCATCCCGAAGTAAAAGGAACGGGTTTAGGTTTGTCAATTGTTAAGAAATTATGCCTACTTTTAAGTATCCAAATCGAGATTAGCAGTGTAATAAATGAAGGGACAGAGGTTGTTTTAATATTCCCATAA